The following are encoded together in the Chloroflexota bacterium genome:
- a CDS encoding tetratricopeptide repeat protein, which translates to MLTRQKLFARENLILWALTLLVLLAAGGFTTFYYLDRYTHSNERVLDRQARHLEEMVVKNPQNPDLRISVATYYLDSSMVDQAIQQGEEALKIDPKHQGAMMLLGKAYKQKKNYSAAVTQLTRVVELNRDNPLAKMSKPLEAVYYQLGVLYLEQGNYPPAVEALQAALAIDYTDADALHLLGLVYQKQTDHENAIRAFQEALRFDPGFVEPYQGLATSYAAVGKTQQAAYARAMVILWQGKYYDASKQLEGVLAQSPEIVQANYGLALAYEKLGRRDEAIAALNKFLKTYPNDIAAQQALGRISKGN; encoded by the coding sequence ATGCTAACTCGACAAAAACTTTTCGCCCGCGAGAATTTGATTCTCTGGGCGCTCACGCTCCTGGTTTTGCTCGCGGCGGGGGGCTTTACGACTTTCTACTATCTTGACCGATACACGCATTCCAACGAACGCGTGTTGGATCGTCAAGCACGGCATCTGGAAGAGATGGTCGTCAAGAATCCCCAGAATCCCGATCTACGCATTTCAGTCGCCACGTACTATCTCGACAGCAGCATGGTTGACCAGGCGATTCAACAGGGCGAAGAGGCGCTCAAGATTGATCCCAAGCATCAAGGCGCGATGATGTTGCTGGGCAAAGCGTACAAGCAAAAGAAAAATTATTCGGCGGCGGTCACGCAATTGACCCGCGTTGTCGAGTTGAATCGCGACAATCCGCTCGCCAAGATGAGCAAGCCGTTGGAAGCCGTCTATTATCAACTTGGTGTGCTCTACCTGGAGCAGGGCAACTATCCGCCAGCGGTCGAAGCGCTGCAAGCCGCGCTCGCGATTGATTATACCGATGCGGACGCGCTCCACCTGCTTGGACTGGTTTACCAAAAACAGACCGATCACGAAAACGCGATCCGCGCGTTTCAAGAAGCGTTACGCTTCGATCCTGGTTTCGTCGAGCCATACCAGGGACTCGCGACAAGTTACGCGGCGGTCGGCAAGACCCAGCAAGCCGCGTACGCGCGCGCGATGGTCATACTCTGGCAAGGCAAATACTATGACGCGTCCAAACAACTCGAAGGTGTGCTCGCGCAATCGCCGGAGATCGTGCAGGCAAACTACGGTTTGGCGCTGGCGTACGAAAAACTAGGTCGCCGCGATGAAGCCATCGCCGCGCTGAACAAATTCTTGAAGACATATCCGAATGACATCGCCGCGCAGCAAGCGCTGGGTCGGATCTCGAAAGGCAACTAG
- a CDS encoding cytochrome c3 family protein gives MKLRWLVVLALVLTLTIVWVSGAFADNGPHGGYTSTTDACAGCHRAHTGVGPSLLVATTSYALCMTCHGVTSGGAGTDVLDGLWVTGGANTSLKGGGFAFARMDTNLDGASTSAATVSQHRVNGMTGYTGDTIWGIGALNSGAGTTFTLECHTCHNPHGRSGATNEATYRILRASPKMGAGGPTLGGTALTVSDVTTKTYTVSSATRNYYGQNYPAASDNDADNGKIATISTWCARCHTRIHATGAGSGSTNPSGDSIYNYRHRTDGSNISSSDANGAPACLTCHVVHGTSAAMGTYSGAVLRPGGTTAMGSSLLRLDNRGVCQACHNK, from the coding sequence ATGAAACTTCGTTGGCTTGTTGTGCTTGCGCTGGTGCTCACACTCACCATCGTGTGGGTAAGCGGCGCGTTCGCCGACAATGGTCCCCACGGCGGCTACACGTCAACGACCGATGCGTGCGCGGGTTGTCACCGCGCGCACACAGGCGTTGGTCCTAGTCTCTTGGTAGCCACCACGTCGTACGCGTTGTGCATGACCTGTCACGGCGTGACGAGTGGTGGCGCGGGCACCGATGTGCTGGATGGATTGTGGGTTACCGGCGGCGCGAACACGTCGCTCAAAGGCGGCGGGTTTGCTTTCGCTAGGATGGACACCAATCTGGATGGCGCCTCCACTTCAGCGGCAACCGTATCCCAACACCGGGTCAATGGTATGACCGGATATACCGGCGACACGATCTGGGGTATTGGCGCGCTCAATAGCGGCGCGGGCACGACCTTTACGCTCGAATGCCACACCTGCCACAACCCGCACGGCAGATCGGGTGCGACGAATGAAGCCACCTACCGCATCTTGCGCGCCAGCCCAAAGATGGGGGCTGGGGGTCCCACGTTGGGTGGCACTGCCCTCACCGTTTCGGACGTTACGACCAAGACGTACACGGTCAGTAGCGCCACTCGCAATTACTATGGTCAGAACTATCCCGCCGCCAGCGACAACGATGCGGACAATGGTAAGATCGCCACGATCAGCACCTGGTGCGCGCGTTGCCACACCCGTATCCACGCGACCGGCGCTGGCTCCGGTTCGACCAATCCATCGGGTGATTCGATCTACAACTATCGCCATCGCACGGACGGATCGAACATCAGCAGCAGCGATGCGAACGGCGCGCCGGCGTGCTTGACTTGCCACGTTGTTCACGGCACGAGCGCGGCGATGGGCACGTACTCAGGTGCAGTGCTACGACCCGGCGGTACAACGGCAATGGGTTCGTCACTGCTCCGTCTCGACAACCGCGGCGTTTGCCAAGCTTGCCACAACAAGTAA
- a CDS encoding 4Fe-4S binding protein, whose amino-acid sequence MNLFSVAGKLAPADQPPVSLEATRCVRAKDKRSTCELCVRGCPVNALRLDAPIALDEKACVACGLCLRVCPVGAFAGDDSAADIFNCIARLSATQVVELVCARHPAPEKGLIENATVIRTSACLAALGSSTYLRLLTQVSQVAIRMDACEECSIGRVQPEIVNALAPVRQLFPERVIAVTDRPSTDAKTRVVYDAKAPPVSRRDFLRVLTGESVRTAVRAFANESADAPAGSVLPRERVRLINALKQLALGEQNVPAQFTGVIRLTADDQCTACGVCARACPTGALQFSTTEGNAYRLTCAVAKCTDCGVCLDVCEPQALHRNGAPSIAELVAAEAMVLKAGALKQCAKCNALFADHIPGTLCPICDFRRRNPFGSLRPHTAHEGQS is encoded by the coding sequence GTGAACCTTTTTTCAGTCGCCGGCAAACTCGCGCCGGCGGATCAACCGCCGGTCTCGCTCGAGGCGACGCGGTGTGTGCGCGCGAAAGATAAACGCTCGACGTGCGAATTGTGCGTGCGCGGTTGCCCTGTCAACGCGTTGCGTTTGGATGCGCCGATCGCGCTCGACGAAAAAGCGTGCGTCGCGTGCGGCTTGTGTTTGCGCGTGTGTCCGGTCGGCGCATTCGCCGGCGACGATAGCGCGGCGGACATTTTCAATTGCATTGCGCGTCTGTCCGCGACCCAGGTCGTCGAACTTGTCTGCGCGCGTCATCCCGCGCCGGAAAAAGGATTGATCGAAAACGCGACGGTTATTCGTACCAGCGCCTGTCTCGCCGCGCTCGGGTCTTCGACGTATCTGCGCTTGCTTACCCAGGTTTCCCAGGTCGCCATTCGGATGGATGCGTGTGAAGAATGTTCTATCGGACGCGTGCAACCGGAAATTGTGAACGCGCTCGCGCCCGTTCGCCAATTATTTCCCGAACGCGTCATTGCCGTGACTGACCGACCCAGCACCGATGCGAAAACGCGCGTCGTGTACGACGCCAAAGCGCCGCCCGTCTCGCGGCGCGATTTCTTGCGCGTGTTGACCGGCGAATCAGTCCGCACAGCCGTGCGCGCGTTCGCCAACGAAAGCGCTGATGCGCCAGCGGGCAGTGTCTTGCCGCGCGAGCGTGTCCGCTTGATCAATGCGCTCAAGCAACTCGCGCTCGGCGAGCAAAATGTCCCCGCGCAATTTACCGGCGTGATTCGCCTGACTGCCGATGATCAATGTACCGCGTGCGGCGTTTGTGCGCGCGCATGTCCGACCGGCGCGTTGCAATTTTCAACAACCGAAGGCAACGCGTACCGACTGACCTGTGCGGTTGCGAAATGCACAGACTGCGGTGTGTGCCTCGATGTGTGTGAACCGCAAGCGTTGCATCGCAATGGCGCGCCGAGCATCGCGGAACTGGTCGCGGCAGAAGCGATGGTTTTGAAAGCCGGCGCGCTCAAACAATGCGCGAAATGCAACGCGCTCTTCGCCGACCACATTCCGGGTACTCTCTGCCCGATCTGCGATTTCCGCCGACGCAATCCGTTCGGCAGTCTGCGCCCGCATACCGCGCACGAGGGGCAATCATGA
- a CDS encoding response regulator transcription factor, with the protein MSTIRVQVSSDFVLLRAGLQALLANCLPPEMISESNAGYAAVENARRVQPDILLLDIPQDDPRIFAMIEELKTQVPSLSIIALTEMEDRALAIRLLRAGVKGYLSHRESIAELTQAVETVARGDVFLCPSASSALLDEYRGQGRARGAHRVKVEN; encoded by the coding sequence TTGAGCACGATACGCGTCCAGGTATCCAGTGATTTTGTTCTGCTCCGCGCTGGATTGCAAGCGCTGTTGGCGAACTGCTTGCCTCCTGAAATGATTAGCGAGAGCAACGCAGGGTACGCCGCCGTCGAAAACGCGCGCCGGGTTCAACCCGATATTCTGTTGCTGGATATTCCCCAGGATGATCCGCGCATCTTTGCGATGATCGAAGAGTTAAAGACCCAGGTTCCTTCGCTCAGTATTATTGCGTTGACCGAGATGGAAGATCGCGCACTGGCGATTCGGCTCTTGCGCGCCGGCGTCAAAGGGTACCTCTCGCATCGCGAATCTATCGCCGAACTGACCCAGGCGGTCGAAACCGTCGCGCGCGGCGATGTGTTTCTGTGCCCGTCCGCGAGCAGCGCGCTCTTGGACGAGTATCGCGGGCAGGGACGCGCGCGCGGCGCTCATCGAGTCAAGGTCGAAAACTAG
- a CDS encoding TraR/DksA C4-type zinc finger protein, with amino-acid sequence MQDLRMLFEASAHQHHQHLCPRQVLGVRMGMYAGELLDLELPQDDKRLFAFVETDGCLIDGISSATNCTIGHRTMHVIDYGKTAATFVDTETNRAIRVWPRLESRKRAVRYAPDAPDRWHAQLAAYQVMPANELLSAQQVVLTVSLKAIISKHGLRVVCEQCGEDIINEREVRAEGQILCRACALGAYYSVIGMRNSECGIQNSGDRRKILTPGF; translated from the coding sequence ATGCAGGATTTAAGAATGTTGTTCGAAGCCAGCGCACACCAACATCACCAGCATCTTTGTCCGCGCCAAGTGCTGGGGGTGCGCATGGGCATGTACGCCGGTGAATTGCTCGACCTCGAACTGCCGCAAGACGACAAACGCCTGTTCGCGTTCGTCGAAACCGATGGCTGTTTGATTGACGGAATTTCGAGCGCAACGAATTGTACGATTGGACATCGCACGATGCACGTAATTGATTACGGCAAGACCGCCGCGACCTTTGTGGACACGGAAACGAATCGCGCCATTCGCGTCTGGCCACGGCTCGAATCGCGCAAGCGCGCGGTACGTTACGCGCCCGACGCGCCGGATCGTTGGCACGCGCAACTGGCGGCGTACCAAGTAATGCCGGCGAATGAACTCTTGAGCGCGCAACAAGTCGTGCTGACCGTTTCGCTCAAGGCGATCATTAGCAAGCATGGCTTGCGCGTCGTGTGCGAGCAGTGCGGCGAAGATATTATCAACGAACGCGAGGTGCGCGCCGAAGGACAAATTCTGTGTCGTGCCTGTGCCCTCGGCGCGTACTATAGCGTAATCGGAATGCGGAATTCAGAATGCGGAATTCAGAATTCCGGAGATAGAAGAAAAATTCTGACTCCGGGATTCTGA
- a CDS encoding HAMP domain-containing protein codes for MTQRLIFGFWVLTLLTMFAFVATIGTLMQGRMNLGTDTALRAQARIFQTTLQNEERFLIAEAVSATNLEGMSDALQAKDTLQLKRLLLPFLSAHELDSIYLIDQERHVLFLYGDPMFTDAKQTSLPMVDRAFDLLIAGGPVQVDGRLWLSGVAAHRSSERTREGQADAVILLSKRLDQRHLESLCESLDLQIALTWGDTAVYSFDPVPLEIPASYLRALTRNLTEHRDTNIAYHTTQIANLPYRVAAFTIPTHDALPISAYLFQPIALQIESMQIAIIQVVGVGLAIMVLGSLFAYLFTRGVTQPIRHLAHAARAIADGHLEQQAQVKSQDEVGELAQAFEDMRVRVRAMLKDQQRWNTELETNVRVKTSELQALCELRDQLLRRMMTAKEEECRRVARELHDETSQSLTALIANLAAVEGLAPSDAQPRLAQVRSLAGQILKEINRIVLNLRPTLLDDYGLVAALSWYAKNRLEDNGIRVDVATFDSELRLPANVETVLYRVGQEAITNIAKHAHATRVQINFIRSESPEGCALTLQIEDNGCGYVIEEVGNYWRGDRPHFGLLGIQERMELIGGHFETRSAPNHGTCVCVSVPLDAHQNETPEHP; via the coding sequence ATGACGCAGCGACTTATCTTCGGGTTCTGGGTCTTAACGCTGTTAACGATGTTCGCCTTCGTCGCGACCATTGGCACGCTGATGCAGGGACGAATGAATCTGGGTACGGATACCGCGTTGCGCGCGCAGGCGCGCATCTTCCAAACGACATTACAAAATGAGGAACGCTTTCTCATCGCGGAGGCAGTCAGTGCGACGAACTTGGAAGGTATGAGCGACGCGCTGCAAGCCAAAGACACGCTCCAACTCAAACGCCTCTTGCTTCCCTTCCTCTCGGCTCATGAGCTCGATTCAATTTATTTGATTGACCAGGAGCGCCACGTCCTTTTTCTTTACGGCGATCCGATGTTTACCGATGCGAAACAAACCTCGCTGCCGATGGTTGATCGCGCATTCGACCTGTTGATTGCTGGCGGACCTGTGCAAGTGGATGGGCGGCTCTGGTTGTCTGGCGTGGCGGCGCATCGTTCGAGTGAACGCACGCGCGAAGGTCAGGCAGACGCCGTCATTCTCCTCAGCAAGCGACTGGATCAAAGGCATCTTGAATCGTTATGCGAGTCGCTCGACCTTCAGATTGCGTTGACCTGGGGCGATACCGCCGTGTACTCCTTCGATCCGGTACCGCTTGAAATTCCGGCGAGCTATTTGCGCGCGCTCACGCGTAACTTGACCGAGCACCGTGACACGAATATCGCGTATCACACAACGCAAATTGCTAACCTGCCTTACCGCGTTGCCGCTTTCACGATTCCGACACACGATGCCCTTCCCATCTCGGCTTATCTTTTTCAACCGATTGCGCTGCAAATCGAGTCAATGCAAATCGCGATCATTCAGGTTGTCGGCGTCGGTTTGGCAATCATGGTGCTTGGATCGTTGTTCGCCTATCTCTTCACACGCGGAGTAACTCAACCGATCCGACATCTCGCCCATGCCGCGCGCGCAATTGCCGACGGTCACCTCGAACAACAAGCGCAAGTCAAAAGCCAGGATGAAGTAGGCGAATTAGCCCAAGCCTTCGAGGATATGCGCGTGCGAGTACGCGCGATGTTAAAAGACCAACAGCGCTGGAATACTGAATTGGAAACCAACGTTCGCGTCAAGACATCCGAATTGCAAGCCCTGTGTGAACTGCGCGATCAACTGTTGCGGCGGATGATGACGGCGAAGGAAGAAGAGTGTCGCCGCGTCGCGCGCGAATTACATGACGAGACCAGCCAATCGTTGACGGCGTTGATCGCCAACCTCGCCGCGGTCGAGGGACTCGCGCCGAGCGACGCCCAGCCGCGCCTCGCGCAAGTACGCTCACTCGCCGGACAAATCCTGAAAGAGATCAATCGCATCGTACTCAATCTGAGACCGACTTTGCTGGACGACTATGGACTGGTAGCGGCATTGAGTTGGTACGCTAAGAATCGTTTAGAAGATAATGGCATTCGCGTCGACGTTGCGACGTTTGACTCGGAACTCCGTCTGCCAGCCAATGTCGAAACGGTTTTGTACCGGGTTGGACAAGAGGCAATCACGAATATTGCCAAACACGCCCATGCTACGCGCGTACAAATTAACTTCATTCGGTCCGAGTCTCCCGAGGGATGCGCGCTCACGCTCCAAATCGAAGACAATGGCTGTGGTTATGTGATCGAGGAAGTTGGAAATTATTGGCGCGGCGACCGTCCGCATTTTGGTTTGTTGGGCATTCAAGAGCGAATGGAATTGATCGGGGGACATTTCGAAACCCGCTCTGCGCCGAATCATGGAACTTGCGTTTGTGTCAGCGTTCCATTAGATGCCCACCAGAATGAGACACCGGAGCATCCATGA
- a CDS encoding radical SAM protein — protein MQDTFGRNIVYMRLAVTEACNFRCAYCAPDGYVTPATLPLTLREIKSVVRSAVALGVTKIWLTGGEPLLRRDIGDIV, from the coding sequence ATGCAAGACACGTTTGGTCGAAACATCGTGTACATGCGCCTCGCGGTCACCGAGGCGTGCAACTTTCGTTGCGCGTACTGCGCGCCCGATGGGTATGTTACGCCAGCCACTTTGCCGCTGACGTTGCGCGAAATCAAAAGCGTCGTTCGTTCAGCGGTTGCCCTGGGTGTGACCAAGATTTGGCTGACCGGCGGCGAGCCGCTCTTGCGCCGCGACATTGGCGATATCGTCTAA
- a CDS encoding radical SAM protein: MIVEITRDNIAQIKNLHLANYAAIYAKIQQDFFARIRALGVEFDPRDDRAEAQTKIANVVSKGAVLRNDDKSIYVNHISPACAACQTGLGTATFFISLKCHRNCFFCFNPNQENYAEFQTQKRNCVRELEEIYQSGARLEHLALTGGEPLLHRAEVVEFFNYANEKFPHAYKRLYTSGDHIDVELLTALQRARLDEIRFSIRLYDSEQARRHTYDRIALTKAYIPNVMVEMPVLPGTLPEMKQVLTRLDELDVSGINLLEFCFPLNNADMYRDKGYRIKQRPFRVLYNYSYAGGLPVAQSESACLDLVEFALDQKLKLGVHYCSLENKHTGQVYQQHFEQKIPAHLYFSPRDYFLKSAKVFGKDLHQVLPIFERMRYRDFQRNRDRYYLEFHVEKIAALKDLAIEIGIATSVMEARPDGAVIRELKVDLTTPQTFDLATDV; encoded by the coding sequence ATGATTGTCGAAATTACTCGCGACAACATCGCGCAAATCAAGAATCTCCATCTGGCAAACTACGCGGCGATCTACGCCAAGATCCAACAGGATTTTTTTGCGCGCATCCGCGCGCTGGGAGTGGAATTTGATCCGCGCGATGATCGCGCCGAGGCGCAAACCAAGATTGCGAACGTGGTGAGCAAGGGCGCGGTTCTCCGCAACGACGACAAGAGCATCTACGTAAACCACATTTCTCCCGCGTGTGCGGCGTGTCAGACCGGTCTGGGAACGGCGACGTTTTTCATCTCGCTCAAGTGCCATCGCAATTGTTTTTTCTGCTTTAACCCGAATCAGGAAAATTACGCCGAGTTCCAAACGCAGAAACGCAATTGCGTTCGCGAGCTGGAAGAGATTTATCAAAGCGGCGCGCGCCTGGAACACCTCGCGCTTACCGGCGGCGAGCCGCTCTTACATCGCGCCGAGGTAGTCGAGTTTTTCAATTACGCCAACGAAAAATTTCCGCACGCGTACAAACGCCTCTACACGTCCGGCGACCATATTGACGTCGAACTTTTGACCGCGCTGCAACGCGCACGCCTCGACGAGATTCGTTTCAGCATCCGCCTGTATGATTCCGAGCAAGCGCGGCGACACACGTACGACCGCATCGCGCTGACCAAAGCATACATTCCCAACGTGATGGTCGAGATGCCGGTGTTGCCCGGCACATTGCCGGAGATGAAGCAGGTGTTGACGCGACTCGATGAACTAGATGTGTCCGGCATCAACCTATTGGAATTTTGTTTTCCGTTGAACAACGCCGACATGTATCGCGACAAAGGCTATCGCATCAAGCAACGCCCATTTCGCGTGTTGTACAATTACAGTTACGCCGGCGGATTGCCGGTCGCGCAAAGCGAGTCCGCGTGTCTCGATCTCGTCGAGTTTGCGCTCGACCAGAAATTGAAACTGGGTGTTCACTATTGCTCGCTCGAAAACAAACATACCGGTCAAGTCTATCAACAGCATTTCGAACAAAAGATTCCGGCGCATCTTTATTTTTCGCCGCGCGATTATTTTCTCAAATCGGCAAAGGTGTTCGGCAAAGACCTCCATCAAGTCTTGCCGATTTTCGAGCGAATGCGTTACCGCGATTTTCAACGCAACCGCGATCGGTACTATCTCGAGTTTCACGTCGAGAAAATTGCCGCGCTGAAAGACCTCGCCATCGAAATCGGCATCGCGACGAGCGTCATGGAAGCGCGACCAGATGGCGCAGTGATTCGTGAACTAAAAGTGGATCTGACGACGCCGCAAACATTCGACCTCGCGACCGATGTGTAA
- the ggt gene encoding gamma-glutamyltransferase produces MPFDFVSRRSPVFARNGMVAASQPLAAMAGIRILQAGGNAADAAVATAATLNVTEPTSTGLGGDMFALFYDAQTRRVTALNGSGRAPAALTIDLIKRDGLFSNLQSPISNPFHAHNVTVPGACAGWCDLIARHGTLPMRNILAPAIELAEKGFPVAPTTAYFWQRGVERQLKHALGGSALMIDGRAPRAGEIFRNPGLARTLHTIAEGGKDAYYNGDIARAIAKAIQQSGGMMTEDDLAAHESTWDEPISTTYRGVRVWECPPNGQGLAALIALNIVEGIDLNYHAPTSVERLHLLIEAMRLAFADTGWYVADPKFSPAPLDDLLSKKYAAERLALIHPHRATTNTQHGAPVASSDTVYFCVVDGAGNACSFINSNYMGFGTGIVPEGWGFTLQNRGNNFSLDPNHPNALAPHKRPYHTIIPGMMTHESDGALYAPFGVMGGFMQPQGHLQVVVGLIDDELDPQAALDRPRFCLSEAKPASRVELEDGIPFETLAQLTAMGHTVAPITGYARATFGRGQIIVRDPDTGVLCGGSDPRADGCAIGI; encoded by the coding sequence ATGCCATTTGACTTTGTCTCTCGTCGTTCGCCCGTCTTCGCGCGCAACGGAATGGTTGCCGCGAGTCAACCGCTCGCCGCGATGGCGGGCATTCGCATTTTGCAAGCCGGCGGCAACGCGGCAGACGCCGCCGTCGCAACAGCTGCCACGCTCAACGTCACCGAGCCGACCTCGACCGGACTCGGCGGCGATATGTTCGCGCTCTTCTACGACGCGCAAACAAGACGTGTGACCGCACTCAACGGCTCTGGTCGCGCTCCTGCCGCGCTCACGATTGACCTCATCAAGCGTGATGGTTTATTCTCCAACCTCCAATCTCCAATCTCTAATCCTTTTCATGCGCACAATGTCACCGTTCCCGGCGCGTGCGCGGGTTGGTGCGATTTGATCGCGCGGCACGGCACCCTGCCAATGCGAAACATTCTCGCGCCGGCGATTGAACTTGCCGAGAAGGGATTTCCGGTTGCGCCGACGACCGCGTACTTTTGGCAGCGCGGTGTGGAACGCCAACTGAAACACGCACTTGGCGGAAGCGCGTTGATGATAGACGGACGCGCGCCGCGCGCCGGCGAAATCTTTCGCAACCCAGGTCTGGCGCGCACACTGCACACGATTGCCGAAGGCGGCAAGGACGCGTATTACAACGGCGACATCGCCCGCGCGATTGCAAAGGCAATCCAACAATCCGGCGGCATGATGACCGAAGACGATCTCGCCGCGCACGAATCCACCTGGGATGAACCAATCAGCACAACGTATCGTGGTGTCCGTGTGTGGGAGTGTCCACCGAACGGGCAAGGACTCGCCGCGCTCATCGCGCTCAACATCGTCGAAGGTATTGATTTGAACTATCACGCGCCGACGAGCGTCGAGCGCTTGCATCTGCTCATCGAAGCGATGCGGCTGGCTTTTGCAGACACGGGTTGGTACGTCGCCGATCCGAAATTCTCGCCCGCGCCACTCGATGATCTGCTCTCGAAAAAATACGCGGCAGAGCGACTCGCGCTCATCCATCCACATCGCGCGACGACGAACACGCAACACGGCGCGCCGGTCGCATCGTCAGACACGGTGTACTTTTGCGTTGTGGATGGTGCGGGCAACGCGTGCTCGTTCATCAACAGCAACTATATGGGCTTTGGCACCGGCATCGTGCCGGAGGGCTGGGGCTTTACACTGCAAAATCGCGGCAACAATTTCTCGCTCGACCCGAATCATCCGAACGCGCTCGCGCCGCACAAACGCCCGTACCACACGATCATCCCAGGAATGATGACGCACGAATCGGATGGCGCGCTCTATGCGCCGTTCGGCGTGATGGGCGGCTTCATGCAACCGCAAGGTCATCTCCAAGTCGTCGTCGGATTGATTGACGATGAACTGGACCCGCAAGCCGCGTTAGATCGTCCCAGGTTTTGTTTGAGCGAAGCGAAACCCGCGAGCCGCGTCGAACTCGAAGATGGCATTCCCTTCGAGACGCTGGCGCAACTCACGGCGATGGGTCACACGGTTGCGCCGATCACCGGCTATGCGCGCGCGACATTCGGGCGCGGGCAAATCATCGTGCGCGACCCAGACACAGGCGTGCTATGCGGCGGGAGCGATCCGCGCGCGGATGGATGCGCGATTGGAATTTAG
- a CDS encoding response regulator transcription factor, with translation MTAIRILLVDDHAILRAGLRALLAIHPDLQVVGEACDGAEALIRVNELKPHVVVMDIAMPGTNGLIATRQILQAQPATKILILTQYDNEEYVLPLLKVGAAGYVLKQAVDTELVAAIRAVAQGGSFLYPSVAKLVLDAFLEENSPRHDDPYSHLTDREREVLILIAQGFSTRRIADSLHISPNTVDVHRARLMQKLNLHTIAELSTFAVRRGLLSE, from the coding sequence ATGACCGCAATTCGTATTTTGTTGGTGGACGATCACGCGATCCTGCGCGCTGGTTTGCGCGCCCTACTGGCAATTCACCCCGATCTCCAAGTCGTCGGCGAAGCATGCGATGGCGCAGAGGCGCTTATACGCGTGAACGAACTGAAACCGCACGTGGTTGTCATGGATATTGCGATGCCGGGCACCAACGGGCTGATCGCGACGCGGCAAATTCTTCAAGCGCAGCCCGCCACCAAGATTCTGATCCTGACCCAATACGACAATGAAGAGTACGTCCTTCCATTGCTCAAGGTCGGCGCGGCGGGCTATGTGCTCAAGCAAGCTGTTGATACGGAACTCGTCGCCGCGATCCGCGCCGTGGCGCAAGGCGGATCGTTCCTGTACCCCTCGGTTGCCAAACTCGTCTTGGATGCGTTCCTCGAAGAAAATTCCCCGCGCCATGATGATCCCTATTCGCACTTGACCGACCGTGAGCGCGAGGTGTTGATCCTGATTGCACAGGGCTTTTCCACTCGCCGCATTGCCGATTCACTGCACATCAGTCCCAACACCGTAGATGTGCATCGCGCGCGACTGATGCAGAAACTCAACCTGCACACCATCGCCGAGTTGAGTACTTTTGCCGTGCGGCGCGGTTTGCTCAGTGAGTAA
- a CDS encoding molecular chaperone TorD family protein, with translation MESNWNELLTGEMLTFGLLSKAFYVYPEKTWLQSLVEGDIFSEAPFASNQAEVESALELLQAWSRGISDEALEDVRMDYTRLFIGPGKVLTPPWQSVYFSEERLTFQEETLKVREWYRRFGLQAEKIYQEPDDHIGLELEFIAHLAKLGLRALEQNDKAKFEETLDAQKRFMVEHLLRWAFGWCEQVHAQSHTDFYRGIALLTRGAVREAATILDVKIPVGTKA, from the coding sequence ATGGAATCGAATTGGAACGAACTCTTGACCGGCGAAATGTTGACCTTTGGATTGCTCAGTAAAGCATTCTACGTGTATCCGGAAAAGACGTGGTTGCAGTCTCTGGTGGAGGGCGATATTTTTTCCGAAGCGCCGTTTGCATCCAACCAAGCCGAGGTGGAATCCGCGCTCGAATTATTGCAAGCGTGGAGTCGCGGCATATCGGACGAAGCGCTTGAGGATGTCCGCATGGATTACACGCGGTTGTTCATCGGACCCGGCAAAGTGTTGACGCCGCCGTGGCAATCCGTGTACTTTAGCGAAGAGCGTTTGACGTTTCAAGAAGAAACGCTCAAGGTGCGCGAGTGGTACCGGCGTTTTGGACTCCAAGCCGAAAAAATTTACCAAGAGCCGGACGATCACATCGGACTCGAACTCGAATTCATCGCGCACCTTGCCAAACTGGGTCTGCGCGCGCTCGAACAGAATGACAAAGCCAAGTTCGAAGAGACGCTCGACGCGCAGAAACGCTTCATGGTTGAGCATTTGTTGCGCTGGGCATTCGGCTGGTGTGAGCAGGTTCACGCGCAGTCGCACACCGATTTTTATCGCGGCATCGCGCTCCTCACGCGTGGAGCCGTCCGCGAAGCCGCCACGATACTGGATGTGAAAATCCCCGTAGGAACGAAGGCGTGA